One stretch of Amblyraja radiata isolate CabotCenter1 chromosome 9, sAmbRad1.1.pri, whole genome shotgun sequence DNA includes these proteins:
- the naa30 gene encoding N-alpha-acetyltransferase 30 produces MSEPPAGPSVLSPPPAEILAYPAGQQPEAEPGPGQESVDRDGPKSMLTFPESSRPKKGVLHHLHHLHHNHQQRVLNGCLILNPDLHQQADRSGRLSAAEAASGLSPPQAGRRKADASNCEVNHANQRTAEADTPTPRDELDGVGEDQSRLAASVAACSLQEPERIRYVGYESELQMPDIMRLITKDLSEPYSIYTYRYFIHNWPQLCFLAMVGSECVGAIVCKLDMHKKMFRRGYIAMLAVDSKYRRKCIGTNLVKKAIYAMVEGDCDEVVLETEITNKSALKLYENLGFVRDKRLFRYYLNGVDALRLKLWLR; encoded by the exons ATGTCGGAGCCGCCAGCTGGGCCTAGCGTGCTCTCCCCACCCCCCGCTGAAATCTTGGCCTATCCCGCCGGCCAGCAACCAGAGGCCGAACCGGGGCCAGGGCAGGAAAGCGTCGACCGAGACGGCCCAAAGTCGATGTTAACCTTCCCGGAGAGCAGCCGGCCGAAGAAGGGAGTCCTCCATcacctccaccacctccatcATAACCACCAGCAGCGGGTGCTGAACGGCTGTCTGATCCTCAACCCCGATCTCCACCAGCAAGCGGATCGCAGTGGCCGCCTGTCCGCTGCCGAAGCCGCCTCGGGACTGTCACCGCCCCAAGCCGGCAGAAGGAAAGCCGACGCCAGCAACTGCGAGGTCAACCATGCCAACCAAAGGACTGCCGAGGCCGACACTCCAACGCCCAGGGATGAACTGGATGGGGTTGGCGAGGATCAGTCGCGTCTGGCCGCCTCGGTAGCCGCTTGTAGTTTGCAAGAGCCCGAAAGGATACGTTATGTTGGCTATGAGTCAGAGTTGCAAATGCCAGATATCATGAGATTGATCACGAAGGATTTGTCTGAACCTTATTCCATATATACCTATAGATATTTTATTCACAACTGGCCACAGCTGTGTTTTTTG GCTATGGTTGGAAGTGAGTGTGTGGGTGCCATTGTCTGCAAGTTAGACATGCACAAGAAGATGTTCAGGAGAGGATACATAGCTATGTTAGCAGTGGATTCCAAATACAGAAGAAAATGCATTG GCACAAATCTAGTGAAGAAAGCAATTTACGCCATGGTAGAAGGTGACTGTGATGAG GTTGTTCTGGAAACTGAGATTACAAACAAATCTGCTCTAAAACTCTATGAAAATCTTGGATTTGTGAGAGACAAAAGGCTGTTCAGATATTACTTAAATGGAGTTGATGCATTGCGTCTTAAACTGTGGCTACGTTAA